One region of Mus pahari chromosome 16, PAHARI_EIJ_v1.1, whole genome shotgun sequence genomic DNA includes:
- the Prpf4b gene encoding serine/threonine-protein kinase PRP4 homolog isoform X1: protein MAATEPPSLREQPEMDDADNSEKSINEENGEVSEDQSQNKHSRHKKKKHKHRSKHKKHKHSSEEDRDKKHKHKHKHKKHKRKEVIDASDKEGLSPAKRTKLDDLALLEDLEKQRALIKAELDNELMEGKVQSGMGLILQGYESGSEEEGEIHEKARNGNRSSTRSSSTRGKLEITDNKNSAKKRSKSRSKERTRHRSDKRKSKGAVEMVREKANRSKSKERRKSKSPSKRSKSQDQARKSKSPALRRRSQEKVGKARSPAEEKMKSEEKGKIKDRKKSPIVNERSRDRSKKSKSPVDLRDRSKDRRSRSKERKSKRSESDKEKKPIKSPSKDASSGKENRSPSRRPGRSPKRRSLSPKQRDKSRRSRSPLLNDRRSKQSQSPSRTLSPGRRAKSRSLERKRREPERRRLSSPRTRPRDDILGRCERSKDASPINRWSPTRRRSRSPIRRRSRSPLRRSRSPRRRSRSPRRRDRSRRSRSRLRRRSRSRGGHRRRSRSKVKEDKFKGSLSEGMKVEQESSSDDNLEDFDVEEEDEEALIEQRRIQRQAIVQKYKYLAEDSNISVPSEPSSPQSSTRSRSPSPDDILERVAADVKEYERENVDTFEASVKAKHNLMTVEQNNGSSQKKLLAPDMFTESDDMFAAYFDSARLRAAGIGKDFKENPNLRDNWTDAEGYYRVNIGEVLDKRYNVYGYTGQGVFSNVVRARDNARANQEVAVKIIRNNELMQKTGLKELEFLKKLNDADPDDKFHCLRLFRHFYHKQHLCLVFEPLSMNLREVLKKYGKDVGLHIKAVRSYSQQLFLALKLLKRCNILHADIKPDNILVNESKTILKLCDFGSASHVADNDITPYLVSRFYRAPEISGMKVVVTGVLIMSSKSSKTVVEPLAFRRLLLIVQVIGKSYDYGIDMWSVGCTLYELYTGKILFPGKTNNHMLKLAMDLKGKMPNKMIRKGVFKDQHFDQNLNFMYIEVDKVTEREKVTVMSTINPTKDLLADLIGCQRLPEDQRKKVHQLKDLLDQILMLDPAKRISINQALQHAFIQEKI, encoded by the exons GATGGATGATGCCGATAATTCTGAAAAgagtataaatgaagaaaatggagaagtATCGGAAGACcaatctcaaaataaacacagtcgtcacaaaaaaaagaagcataaacACAGAAGTAAACATAAGAAACATAAACATTCCTCTGAAGAAGATAGggataaaaaacacaaacataagcaTAAGCATAAGAAGCACAAACGGAAAGAAGTTATCGATGCTTCTGACAAAGAAGGCCTGTCCCCTGCAAAAAGAACTAAACTTGATGATTTAGCTTTGCTGGAAGACTTGGAAAAGCAGAGAGCCTTGATTAAAGCTGAGCTTGATAATGAGTTAATGGAGGGGAAGGTCCAATCTGGAATGGGTCTCATTTTGCAAGGCTATGAGTCTGGCTccgaagaagaaggagaaattcATGAAAAGGCAAGAAATGGAAATAGGTCCAGTACCAGGTCTTCCAGTACACGGGGAAAACTTGAAATTACAGACAACAAGAATAGTGCAAAAAAACGAAGTAAGAGCAGATCCAAAGAACGGACTAGGCATAGATCggacaaaaggaaaagcaagggaGCTGTGGAAATGgtgagagagaaagcaaacaggagCAAGTCCAAGGAGAGGAGAAAATCCAAAAGCCCATCCAAAAGAAGCAAGTCTCAAGACCAAGCCAGAAAATCAAAGTCCCCTGCACTTAGACGCCGGTCCCAAGAGAAGGTGGGGAAGGCCAGATCTCCTGCCGAGGAGAAGATGAAGAGTGAGGAGAAAGGTAAAATAAAGGATAGGAAAAAATCACCAATTGTAAATGAAAGAAGTCGAGATAGGTCTAAAAAGTCCAAGTCCCCAGTTGACTTAAGAGATAGATCCAAAGACAGAAGGTCAAGGTCCAAAGAGCGGAAGTCTAAACGGTCTGAAAGtgataaagaaaagaagccaatTAAATCACCTTCCAAAGATGCCTCTTCTGGGAAGGAAAATAGGTCACCCAGTAGAAGACCTGGCCGGAGTCCTAAAAGAAGAAGTTTGTCTCCAAAACAACGAGACAAGTCAAGAAGAAGTAGGTCTCCGCTTCTCAACGACAGAAGGTCTAAGCAGAGCCAATCGCCTTCTCGAACCCTATCTCCAGGCAGAAGGGCCAAGAGCCGATCCTTAGAAAGAAAACGGAGAGAACCAGAGAGGAGACGACTTTCTTCTCCAAG AACACGACCTCGAGATGATATCCTCGGTAGATGTGAACGATCAAAAGATGCCAGCCCTATCAATAGGTGGTCTCCAACCCGAAGAAGAAGTAGGTCTCCCATTAGAAGGAGGTCCCGTTCCCCATTGAGACGCAGCAGGTCTCCTAGAAGAAGAAGCAGGTCTCCTCGGAGAAG agATAGGAGTCGAAGGAGCAGGTCACGCTTGAGGAGAAGGTCTCGATCACGGGGTGGTCATAGGCGAAGGAGCAGAAGCAAAGTAAAGGAAGATAAATTTAAAGGGAGTCTCTCGGAAGGAATGAAAGTTGAGCAGGAGTCTTCATCTGATGATAA ccttgaAGATTTTGatgtggaggaagaagatgaagaggctCTGATAGAACAGAGAAGAATACAGAGGCAAGCAATTGTGCAG aaatataaataccTTGCTGAAGATAGCAATATATCTGTGCCGTCTGAGCCAAGCAGCCCCCAGAGCAGCACAAGATCACGGTCCCCTTCGCCAGACGACATCTTGGAGCGAGTTGCTGCTGATGTAAAAGAATATGAGCGGGAGAATGTTGACACCTTTGAGGCCTCGGTAAAAGCCAAACATAATCTAATGACAGTTGAACAGAATAATG gtTCATCTCAGAAGAAGCTTTTGGCACCTGATATGTTTACAGAATCTGATGATATGTTTGCTGCTTATTTTGAT AGTGCTCGTCTCCGAGCTGCTGGCATTGGGAAAGATTTCAAAGAAAATCCCAACCTCAGAGACAATTGGACAGATGCAGAAGGCTATTACC gTGTGAACATCGGGGAAGTCCTAGATAAACGTTATAATGTGTATGGCTACACTGGGCAGGGTGTATTTAGCAATGTTGTACGTGCCAGAGATAATGCAAGAGCCAATCAGGAAGTGGCTGTAAAGATCATCAGGAACAATGAACTCAT GCAAAAGACTGGTTTAAAAGAGCTAGAATTCTTGAAAAAACTTAATGATGCTGATCCTGATGACAAGTTCCATTGCCTGCGCCTCTTTAGACACTTTTACCACAAACAGCATCTCTGTCTCGTGTTTGAGCCTCTCAG TATGAATTTGCGAGAGGTATTAAAAAAATATGGTAAGGATGTTGGTCTCCATATTAAGGCTGTACGATCTTACAGTCAGCAGTTGTTCCTGGCATTGAAACTCCTTAAAAGATGTAATATCCTACATGCAGATATCAAACCAGATAATATTCTG GTTAATGAatccaaaacaattttaaaactttgtgatTTTGGATCGGCCTCACATGTTGCAGATAATGATATAACGCCTTATCTTGTCAGTAGATTTTATCGTGCTCCGGAGATCA gtGGAATGAAGGTAGTTGTGACAGGAGTCTTGATCATGTCGAGCAAGAGTAGCAAAACAGTTGTGGAGCCCCTCGCCTTTAGAAGACTGCTCTTGATTGTTCAAG ttatagGTAAAAGCTATGACTACGGTATCGATATGTGGTCTGTAGGTTGTACCTTATATGAACTCTATACTGGAAAAATCTTATTCCCTGGCAAAACTAATAACCATATGTTGAAGCTCGCCATGGACCTTAAAGGAAAAATGCCAAATAAG atgatCCGGAAAGGTGTATTCAAAGATCAACATTTTGACCAAAATCTGAACTTCATGTACATAGAGGTTGATAAAGTAACAGAGAGG gagAAAGTTACTGTCATGAGCACCATTAATCCAACTAAGGACCTGTTGGCTGACTTGATTGGGTGCCAGCGACTTCCTGAAGATCAACGTAAAAAAGTACACCAGCTAAAGGACTTGTTGGACCAGATCCTAATGTTGGACCCAGCTAAGCGAATTAGCATCAACCAGGCCCTGCAGCATGCATTTATccaggaaaaaatttaa
- the Prpf4b gene encoding serine/threonine-protein kinase PRP4 homolog isoform X2, with the protein MAATEPPSLREQPEMDDADNSEKSINEENGEVSEDQSQNKHSRHKKKKHKHRSKHKKHKHSSEEDRDKKHKHKHKHKKHKRKEVIDASDKEGLSPAKRTKLDDLALLEDLEKQRALIKAELDNELMEGKVQSGMGLILQGYESGSEEEGEIHEKARNGNRSSTRSSSTRGKLEITDNKNSAKKRSKSRSKERTRHRSDKRKSKGAVEMVREKANRSKSKERRKSKSPSKRSKSQDQARKSKSPALRRRSQEKVGKARSPAEEKMKSEEKGKIKDRKKSPIVNERSRDRSKKSKSPVDLRDRSKDRRSRSKERKSKRSESDKEKKPIKSPSKDASSGKENRSPSRRPGRSPKRRSLSPKQRDKSRRSRSPLLNDRRSKQSQSPSRTLSPGRRAKSRSLERKRREPERRRLSSPRTRPRDDILGRCERSKDASPINRWSPTRRRSRSPIRRRSRSPLRRSRSPRRRSRSPRRRDRSRRSRSRLRRRSRSRGGHRRRSRSKVKEDKFKGSLSEGMKVEQESSSDDNLEDFDVEEEDEEALIEQRRIQRQAIVQKYKYLAEDSNISVPSEPSSPQSSTRSRSPSPDDILERVAADVKEYERENVDTFEASVKAKHNLMTVEQNNGSSQKKLLAPDMFTESDDMFAAYFDSARLRAAGIGKDFKENPNLRDNWTDAEGYYRVNIGEVLDKRYNVYGYTGQGVFSNVVRARDNARANQEVAVKIIRNNELMQKTGLKELEFLKKLNDADPDDKFHCLRLFRHFYHKQHLCLVFEPLSMNLREVLKKYGKDVGLHIKAVRSYSQQLFLALKLLKRCNILHADIKPDNILVNESKTILKLCDFGSASHVADNDITPYLVSRFYRAPEIIIGKSYDYGIDMWSVGCTLYELYTGKILFPGKTNNHMLKLAMDLKGKMPNKMIRKGVFKDQHFDQNLNFMYIEVDKVTEREKVTVMSTINPTKDLLADLIGCQRLPEDQRKKVHQLKDLLDQILMLDPAKRISINQALQHAFIQEKI; encoded by the exons GATGGATGATGCCGATAATTCTGAAAAgagtataaatgaagaaaatggagaagtATCGGAAGACcaatctcaaaataaacacagtcgtcacaaaaaaaagaagcataaacACAGAAGTAAACATAAGAAACATAAACATTCCTCTGAAGAAGATAGggataaaaaacacaaacataagcaTAAGCATAAGAAGCACAAACGGAAAGAAGTTATCGATGCTTCTGACAAAGAAGGCCTGTCCCCTGCAAAAAGAACTAAACTTGATGATTTAGCTTTGCTGGAAGACTTGGAAAAGCAGAGAGCCTTGATTAAAGCTGAGCTTGATAATGAGTTAATGGAGGGGAAGGTCCAATCTGGAATGGGTCTCATTTTGCAAGGCTATGAGTCTGGCTccgaagaagaaggagaaattcATGAAAAGGCAAGAAATGGAAATAGGTCCAGTACCAGGTCTTCCAGTACACGGGGAAAACTTGAAATTACAGACAACAAGAATAGTGCAAAAAAACGAAGTAAGAGCAGATCCAAAGAACGGACTAGGCATAGATCggacaaaaggaaaagcaagggaGCTGTGGAAATGgtgagagagaaagcaaacaggagCAAGTCCAAGGAGAGGAGAAAATCCAAAAGCCCATCCAAAAGAAGCAAGTCTCAAGACCAAGCCAGAAAATCAAAGTCCCCTGCACTTAGACGCCGGTCCCAAGAGAAGGTGGGGAAGGCCAGATCTCCTGCCGAGGAGAAGATGAAGAGTGAGGAGAAAGGTAAAATAAAGGATAGGAAAAAATCACCAATTGTAAATGAAAGAAGTCGAGATAGGTCTAAAAAGTCCAAGTCCCCAGTTGACTTAAGAGATAGATCCAAAGACAGAAGGTCAAGGTCCAAAGAGCGGAAGTCTAAACGGTCTGAAAGtgataaagaaaagaagccaatTAAATCACCTTCCAAAGATGCCTCTTCTGGGAAGGAAAATAGGTCACCCAGTAGAAGACCTGGCCGGAGTCCTAAAAGAAGAAGTTTGTCTCCAAAACAACGAGACAAGTCAAGAAGAAGTAGGTCTCCGCTTCTCAACGACAGAAGGTCTAAGCAGAGCCAATCGCCTTCTCGAACCCTATCTCCAGGCAGAAGGGCCAAGAGCCGATCCTTAGAAAGAAAACGGAGAGAACCAGAGAGGAGACGACTTTCTTCTCCAAG AACACGACCTCGAGATGATATCCTCGGTAGATGTGAACGATCAAAAGATGCCAGCCCTATCAATAGGTGGTCTCCAACCCGAAGAAGAAGTAGGTCTCCCATTAGAAGGAGGTCCCGTTCCCCATTGAGACGCAGCAGGTCTCCTAGAAGAAGAAGCAGGTCTCCTCGGAGAAG agATAGGAGTCGAAGGAGCAGGTCACGCTTGAGGAGAAGGTCTCGATCACGGGGTGGTCATAGGCGAAGGAGCAGAAGCAAAGTAAAGGAAGATAAATTTAAAGGGAGTCTCTCGGAAGGAATGAAAGTTGAGCAGGAGTCTTCATCTGATGATAA ccttgaAGATTTTGatgtggaggaagaagatgaagaggctCTGATAGAACAGAGAAGAATACAGAGGCAAGCAATTGTGCAG aaatataaataccTTGCTGAAGATAGCAATATATCTGTGCCGTCTGAGCCAAGCAGCCCCCAGAGCAGCACAAGATCACGGTCCCCTTCGCCAGACGACATCTTGGAGCGAGTTGCTGCTGATGTAAAAGAATATGAGCGGGAGAATGTTGACACCTTTGAGGCCTCGGTAAAAGCCAAACATAATCTAATGACAGTTGAACAGAATAATG gtTCATCTCAGAAGAAGCTTTTGGCACCTGATATGTTTACAGAATCTGATGATATGTTTGCTGCTTATTTTGAT AGTGCTCGTCTCCGAGCTGCTGGCATTGGGAAAGATTTCAAAGAAAATCCCAACCTCAGAGACAATTGGACAGATGCAGAAGGCTATTACC gTGTGAACATCGGGGAAGTCCTAGATAAACGTTATAATGTGTATGGCTACACTGGGCAGGGTGTATTTAGCAATGTTGTACGTGCCAGAGATAATGCAAGAGCCAATCAGGAAGTGGCTGTAAAGATCATCAGGAACAATGAACTCAT GCAAAAGACTGGTTTAAAAGAGCTAGAATTCTTGAAAAAACTTAATGATGCTGATCCTGATGACAAGTTCCATTGCCTGCGCCTCTTTAGACACTTTTACCACAAACAGCATCTCTGTCTCGTGTTTGAGCCTCTCAG TATGAATTTGCGAGAGGTATTAAAAAAATATGGTAAGGATGTTGGTCTCCATATTAAGGCTGTACGATCTTACAGTCAGCAGTTGTTCCTGGCATTGAAACTCCTTAAAAGATGTAATATCCTACATGCAGATATCAAACCAGATAATATTCTG GTTAATGAatccaaaacaattttaaaactttgtgatTTTGGATCGGCCTCACATGTTGCAGATAATGATATAACGCCTTATCTTGTCAGTAGATTTTATCGTGCTCCGGAGATCA ttatagGTAAAAGCTATGACTACGGTATCGATATGTGGTCTGTAGGTTGTACCTTATATGAACTCTATACTGGAAAAATCTTATTCCCTGGCAAAACTAATAACCATATGTTGAAGCTCGCCATGGACCTTAAAGGAAAAATGCCAAATAAG atgatCCGGAAAGGTGTATTCAAAGATCAACATTTTGACCAAAATCTGAACTTCATGTACATAGAGGTTGATAAAGTAACAGAGAGG gagAAAGTTACTGTCATGAGCACCATTAATCCAACTAAGGACCTGTTGGCTGACTTGATTGGGTGCCAGCGACTTCCTGAAGATCAACGTAAAAAAGTACACCAGCTAAAGGACTTGTTGGACCAGATCCTAATGTTGGACCCAGCTAAGCGAATTAGCATCAACCAGGCCCTGCAGCATGCATTTATccaggaaaaaatttaa
- the Prpf4b gene encoding serine/threonine-protein kinase PRP4 homolog isoform X3 codes for MAATEPPSLREQPEMDDADNSEKSINEENGEVSEDQSQNKHSRHKKKKHKHRSKHKKHKHSSEEDRDKKHKHKHKHKKHKRKEVIDASDKEGLSPAKRTKLDDLALLEDLEKQRALIKAELDNELMEGKVQSGMGLILQGYESGSEEEGEIHEKARNGNRSSTRSSSTRGKLEITDNKNSAKKRSKSRSKERTRHRSDKRKSKGAVEMVREKANRSKSKERRKSKSPSKRSKSQDQARKSKSPALRRRSQEKVGKARSPAEEKMKSEEKGKIKDRKKSPIVNERSRDRSKKSKSPVDLRDRSKDRRSRSKERKSKRSESDKEKKPIKSPSKDASSGKENRSPSRRPGRSPKRRSLSPKQRDKSRRSRSPLLNDRRSKQSQSPSRTLSPGRRAKSRSLERKRREPERRRLSSPRTRPRDDILGRCERSKDASPINRWSPTRRRSRSPIRRRSRSPLRRSRSPRRRSRSPRRRDRSRRSRSRLRRRSRSRGGHRRRSRSKVKEDKFKGSLSEGMKVEQESSSDDNLEDFDVEEEDEEALIEQRRIQRQAIVQKYKYLAEDSNISVPSEPSSPQSSTRSRSPSPDDILERVAADVKEYERENVDTFEASVKAKHNLMTVEQNNGSSQKKLLAPDMFTESDDMFAAYFDSARLRAAGIGKDFKENPNLRDNWTDAEGYYRVNIGEVLDKRYNVYGYTGQGVFSNVVRARDNARANQEVAVKIIRNNELMQKTGLKELEFLKKLNDADPDDKFHCLRLFRHFYHKQHLCLVFEPLSMNLREVLKKYGKDVGLHIKAVRSYSQQLFLALKLLKRCNILHADIKPDNILVNESKTILKLCDFGSASHVADNDITPYLVSRFYRAPEITAARGHS; via the exons GATGGATGATGCCGATAATTCTGAAAAgagtataaatgaagaaaatggagaagtATCGGAAGACcaatctcaaaataaacacagtcgtcacaaaaaaaagaagcataaacACAGAAGTAAACATAAGAAACATAAACATTCCTCTGAAGAAGATAGggataaaaaacacaaacataagcaTAAGCATAAGAAGCACAAACGGAAAGAAGTTATCGATGCTTCTGACAAAGAAGGCCTGTCCCCTGCAAAAAGAACTAAACTTGATGATTTAGCTTTGCTGGAAGACTTGGAAAAGCAGAGAGCCTTGATTAAAGCTGAGCTTGATAATGAGTTAATGGAGGGGAAGGTCCAATCTGGAATGGGTCTCATTTTGCAAGGCTATGAGTCTGGCTccgaagaagaaggagaaattcATGAAAAGGCAAGAAATGGAAATAGGTCCAGTACCAGGTCTTCCAGTACACGGGGAAAACTTGAAATTACAGACAACAAGAATAGTGCAAAAAAACGAAGTAAGAGCAGATCCAAAGAACGGACTAGGCATAGATCggacaaaaggaaaagcaagggaGCTGTGGAAATGgtgagagagaaagcaaacaggagCAAGTCCAAGGAGAGGAGAAAATCCAAAAGCCCATCCAAAAGAAGCAAGTCTCAAGACCAAGCCAGAAAATCAAAGTCCCCTGCACTTAGACGCCGGTCCCAAGAGAAGGTGGGGAAGGCCAGATCTCCTGCCGAGGAGAAGATGAAGAGTGAGGAGAAAGGTAAAATAAAGGATAGGAAAAAATCACCAATTGTAAATGAAAGAAGTCGAGATAGGTCTAAAAAGTCCAAGTCCCCAGTTGACTTAAGAGATAGATCCAAAGACAGAAGGTCAAGGTCCAAAGAGCGGAAGTCTAAACGGTCTGAAAGtgataaagaaaagaagccaatTAAATCACCTTCCAAAGATGCCTCTTCTGGGAAGGAAAATAGGTCACCCAGTAGAAGACCTGGCCGGAGTCCTAAAAGAAGAAGTTTGTCTCCAAAACAACGAGACAAGTCAAGAAGAAGTAGGTCTCCGCTTCTCAACGACAGAAGGTCTAAGCAGAGCCAATCGCCTTCTCGAACCCTATCTCCAGGCAGAAGGGCCAAGAGCCGATCCTTAGAAAGAAAACGGAGAGAACCAGAGAGGAGACGACTTTCTTCTCCAAG AACACGACCTCGAGATGATATCCTCGGTAGATGTGAACGATCAAAAGATGCCAGCCCTATCAATAGGTGGTCTCCAACCCGAAGAAGAAGTAGGTCTCCCATTAGAAGGAGGTCCCGTTCCCCATTGAGACGCAGCAGGTCTCCTAGAAGAAGAAGCAGGTCTCCTCGGAGAAG agATAGGAGTCGAAGGAGCAGGTCACGCTTGAGGAGAAGGTCTCGATCACGGGGTGGTCATAGGCGAAGGAGCAGAAGCAAAGTAAAGGAAGATAAATTTAAAGGGAGTCTCTCGGAAGGAATGAAAGTTGAGCAGGAGTCTTCATCTGATGATAA ccttgaAGATTTTGatgtggaggaagaagatgaagaggctCTGATAGAACAGAGAAGAATACAGAGGCAAGCAATTGTGCAG aaatataaataccTTGCTGAAGATAGCAATATATCTGTGCCGTCTGAGCCAAGCAGCCCCCAGAGCAGCACAAGATCACGGTCCCCTTCGCCAGACGACATCTTGGAGCGAGTTGCTGCTGATGTAAAAGAATATGAGCGGGAGAATGTTGACACCTTTGAGGCCTCGGTAAAAGCCAAACATAATCTAATGACAGTTGAACAGAATAATG gtTCATCTCAGAAGAAGCTTTTGGCACCTGATATGTTTACAGAATCTGATGATATGTTTGCTGCTTATTTTGAT AGTGCTCGTCTCCGAGCTGCTGGCATTGGGAAAGATTTCAAAGAAAATCCCAACCTCAGAGACAATTGGACAGATGCAGAAGGCTATTACC gTGTGAACATCGGGGAAGTCCTAGATAAACGTTATAATGTGTATGGCTACACTGGGCAGGGTGTATTTAGCAATGTTGTACGTGCCAGAGATAATGCAAGAGCCAATCAGGAAGTGGCTGTAAAGATCATCAGGAACAATGAACTCAT GCAAAAGACTGGTTTAAAAGAGCTAGAATTCTTGAAAAAACTTAATGATGCTGATCCTGATGACAAGTTCCATTGCCTGCGCCTCTTTAGACACTTTTACCACAAACAGCATCTCTGTCTCGTGTTTGAGCCTCTCAG TATGAATTTGCGAGAGGTATTAAAAAAATATGGTAAGGATGTTGGTCTCCATATTAAGGCTGTACGATCTTACAGTCAGCAGTTGTTCCTGGCATTGAAACTCCTTAAAAGATGTAATATCCTACATGCAGATATCAAACCAGATAATATTCTG GTTAATGAatccaaaacaattttaaaactttgtgatTTTGGATCGGCCTCACATGTTGCAGATAATGATATAACGCCTTATCTTGTCAGTAGATTTTATCGTGCTCCGGAGATCA CAGCCGCACGAGGTCATTCATGA
- the Fam217a gene encoding protein FAM217A yields MGRKSNESRSGSLQVSSISQENHSQWNLDAEELFDEKETFSSENDRAAGGKTNKSHLENPAEQLVLQLTVSEHAHSRSQQNSNQGVFQLWSSPVNKGSTVDKRNSSVEENVTDESDLSENEKMNDSLLSYFKKMDLNLKPETIEHVERAFPEEAGQVPVYADFLPAPFNTLDLHRFAFSKCESWKAAVEPPESSIERLILRLLELERLQHMTIQRERPRLQSTFYSSMFSMAERPSSSKAIALKAKAPKIPETSTVQTSGVDKNRDKRKNNSGSGKPEQNVPKWSLSSAGKTKSNSKALLKCPSTSKQCAVAHDDLKNSKNSSLNPCQEPPPKPTTTTQATQPMAKVVSTRCLPPRSPMPVSPIPLSFPENPREEGKVPRTKKKCHRKSILLNRAFYIQKRNCLSPSLIARGKCSPTDQK; encoded by the exons ATGGGCAGGAAAAGCAATGAGAGCCGCAGCGGCAGTCTGCAGGTGTCAAGCATCTCTCAGGAG aaTCACTCTCAGTGGAACCTGGATGCAGAAGAACTCTTTGATGAAAAAGAAACCTTCTCATCTGAAAATGATAGGGCAGCAGGTG GCAAAACTAACAAG AGCCATCTGGAAAATCCGGCGGAACAGCTGGTATTGCAGCTGACCGTATCAGAGCATGCTCACAGTAGATCACAG CAGAACAGTAATCAAGGGGTATTTCAGCTATGGAGTTCTCCTGTTAATAAAGGAAGTACTGTAGATAAAAG aaacagcagtgtggaagaaAATGTCACAGACGAGAGTGACTTGTCCGAAAACGAGAAAATGAATGACTCTCTGCTGAGCTACTTTAAAAAGATGGACCTGAACTTAAAGCCAGAAACGATAGAACACGTGGAGAGAGCTTTCCCAGAGGAAGCAGGCCAAGTGCCTGTATATGCCGACTTTCTCCCTGCCCCTTTCAACACTCTGGACCTACACAGATTTGCCTTCTCCAAATGCGAAAGCTGGAAGGCGGCAGTGGAGCCTCCGGAAAGTTCCATTGAGCGTTTGATTCTTCGTTTGTTAGAACTGGAAAGATTACAGCATATGACCATACAGAGAGAGAGGCCAAGGCTGCAAAGCACTTTCTATAGCTCCATGTTTTCAATGGCAGAACGACCTTCTTCCTCTAAAGCCATCGCACTGAAAGCCAAGGCGCCAAAGATTCCTGAAACGTCGACTGTCCAGACCTCTGGCGTAGATAAAAATCGAGACAAGAGAAAAAACAACTCTGGCTCTGGCAAGCCAGAACAAAATGTTCCCAAATGGAGCTTGAGCAGCGCTGGCAAAACTAAGTCGAACTCTAAAGCGCTGCTAAAATGTCCATCCACTTCAAAGCAGTGTGCTGTGGCTCATGATGACCTCAAGAATTCCAAGAACTCCAGTTTAAACCCTTGCCAGGAACCCCCACCCAAGCCTACTACTACTACCCAAGCAACTCAACCAATGGCTAAAGTGGTCTCAACAAGATGCCTCCCACCGAGGTCCCCGATGCCAGTTTCCCCTATACCCCTGTCCTTCCCTGAAAATCCAAGGGAAGAAGGTAAAGTGCCAAGGACCAAAAAGAAATGTCACCGAAAAAGCATACTACTGAATAGAGCTTTCTATATTCAGAAGCGAAACTGCTTATCACCTTCACTTATAGCTAGGGGCAAGTGCTCACCCACTGACCAAAAATAG